From a region of the Corallococcus coralloides DSM 2259 genome:
- a CDS encoding tRNA (5-methylaminomethyl-2-thiouridine)(34)-methyltransferase MnmD: protein MSEPSHPRDGDFELVTLRNGHRAVRHLGHGEVMHPAVGPWQEALRLYVDQPGLADRLRQPGPPLVIHDVGLGAATNAVAALTRARELGPDRARDLHIVSFEVDLAPLRLALADAEGFPFLQPFRDACESLMKHGAWSEPGIQWTLKLGDAVPFLEPDAELPPADLVFFDPFSPASNPDMWTEAVLARVRRHCREDAEGALLMTYSAATPTRVTLLLAGFYVGAGASTGTKGETTVASTRYEALTAPLGTRWLERWERSSSRAPHGGTLTPEVERRLRTHPQWR, encoded by the coding sequence ATGTCCGAGCCCTCCCATCCGCGCGACGGCGACTTCGAACTCGTCACCCTGCGCAACGGCCACCGCGCCGTGCGCCACCTGGGCCATGGCGAGGTCATGCACCCCGCGGTGGGGCCGTGGCAGGAAGCCCTGCGCCTCTACGTCGACCAGCCCGGCCTCGCGGACCGCCTGCGCCAGCCCGGCCCGCCGCTCGTCATCCACGACGTGGGCCTGGGCGCCGCCACCAACGCCGTCGCCGCGCTCACCCGCGCCCGCGAACTGGGCCCGGACCGCGCCCGCGACCTGCACATCGTCAGCTTCGAGGTGGACCTGGCCCCGCTGCGGCTCGCGCTCGCGGACGCGGAGGGCTTCCCCTTCCTCCAGCCGTTCCGCGACGCCTGTGAAAGCCTCATGAAGCACGGCGCCTGGAGCGAGCCCGGCATCCAGTGGACCCTCAAGCTGGGGGACGCCGTGCCCTTCCTGGAGCCGGATGCGGAGCTGCCCCCGGCGGACCTCGTCTTCTTCGATCCGTTCTCACCCGCGTCCAACCCGGACATGTGGACCGAAGCCGTCCTCGCCCGGGTGCGCCGGCACTGCCGGGAAGACGCAGAGGGCGCCCTGCTGATGACCTACAGCGCGGCCACGCCCACCCGCGTCACGCTGCTGCTCGCGGGGTTCTACGTGGGCGCCGGCGCTTCCACCGGCACCAAGGGGGAGACCACCGTGGCCTCGACCCGCTACGAAGCACTGACCGCCCCGCTGGGGACCCGGTGGCTGGAGCGCTGGGAGCGCTCGTCCTCCCGGGCCCCGCACGGGGGGACCCTCACGCCTGAGGTCGAGCGTCGCCTCCGGACCCATCCTCAGTGGCGCTGA
- a CDS encoding type VI immunity family protein → MEQDSYWFRRLTKRGFDTWVLLKGGESDPSGYEFSFRSRLPWREPSSEYSVLSVKVPMQYLEDQGPEKARELALSLAELLPFSTGHAGLSLSFTRGRSKLLPLLRDQLVQHPGWDVPRESTWGMGEGVDGIHWLNFLGPPLLETVGGIQALRSHLSHPETSVQELTGGRALISLGPAPLAGDTKLGETLPAYRELARFLEPWLLPFPHVNTWDGYTDEEARLWWRRFLEAPPEKISDPRDG, encoded by the coding sequence ATGGAGCAAGACTCCTACTGGTTTCGAAGATTGACCAAGAGGGGTTTCGACACATGGGTTCTCCTCAAGGGAGGAGAGTCGGATCCCAGCGGCTACGAATTCAGCTTCCGCTCTCGGCTTCCCTGGCGCGAACCTTCTTCTGAGTACAGCGTTCTGAGCGTGAAGGTCCCCATGCAGTACCTGGAGGATCAGGGGCCCGAGAAGGCACGTGAGCTGGCGCTGTCGCTGGCGGAGCTCCTTCCCTTCAGCACGGGCCATGCGGGACTGTCGCTTTCGTTCACCCGTGGGAGGTCGAAACTCCTTCCCCTCCTGAGGGATCAACTGGTCCAACATCCCGGCTGGGATGTTCCACGGGAGAGTACGTGGGGCATGGGGGAAGGCGTTGACGGCATCCACTGGCTGAACTTCCTGGGCCCTCCCCTCCTCGAAACCGTTGGCGGCATCCAGGCGCTCCGCTCGCACCTGAGCCATCCGGAGACCTCCGTCCAGGAGCTCACCGGAGGCCGTGCCTTGATCAGCCTGGGACCCGCGCCGCTCGCGGGGGACACGAAGCTGGGTGAGACACTGCCGGCGTATCGCGAGCTGGCCCGGTTCCTGGAGCCCTGGCTCCTGCCCTTCCCCCACGTCAACACCTGGGACGGCTACACCGACGAAGAGGCCCGCCTCTGGTGGCGCCGCTTCCTGGAGGCCCCTCCCGAGAAGATATCCGACCCACGCGACGGGTAA